A stretch of the Saccharolobus caldissimus genome encodes the following:
- a CDS encoding MFS transporter produces the protein MQYKWIALSNTTIGVLMASINGTITIISLPAIFRGIDINPFTSFQYLLWILMGYNVVTATLLVSFGRLSDIYGRVRLYNLGFLIFTIGSILLFLTPNKGSLGALELIIFRIVQGIGAAFLFSNSAAIITDAFPFNERGKALGINQIAALAGSLIGLILGGILSIINWRYVFLVSVPVGILGTIWSYTKLKELSKPNRAEGIDWAGNVTFGLGLILILIAITYGLLPYGSSQLGWTNPFVIGSMIAGLGLIGLFLYIETKVKYPMFRLELFKIRMFAAGNLASFLRSIAYGGLMIMLIILLQGIWLPLHGYSYAETPFWAGIYTIPLMVGFVTMGPISGWLSDRYGSRFLATLGMVIVGVGFLLLTTLPYNFNYVEFALIIFLIGIGNGMFSSPNTASIMNSVPAKYRGAASGMRSTLQNTGQTMSIAIFFTIVIISLASSLPTALASAVTRAGAPQLAPYVQHIPVTGALFAAFLGYDPVKTIISSVPISIPQQAISIMEQRTWFPTAIAPSFMGALREAFYISAVMTFIAAVASALRGRVIIADGEENAKNR, from the coding sequence ATGCAGTATAAGTGGATAGCCTTAAGTAATACTACAATAGGAGTGTTAATGGCTTCAATAAATGGCACTATTACCATAATTTCTCTTCCCGCTATATTTAGAGGGATAGATATAAATCCCTTTACTTCCTTTCAATATCTACTATGGATTTTAATGGGGTATAACGTGGTTACGGCAACACTTTTAGTCTCCTTTGGTAGACTTTCAGATATTTACGGCAGGGTTAGGTTATATAATTTAGGTTTTTTAATTTTCACAATTGGTTCTATTCTTCTCTTCTTAACTCCAAATAAGGGTAGTTTGGGTGCTTTAGAGTTAATAATTTTCAGAATAGTTCAAGGAATTGGTGCAGCATTTCTATTCTCTAATAGTGCAGCCATTATAACTGACGCCTTCCCATTTAACGAGAGGGGTAAGGCTTTAGGGATAAATCAGATAGCAGCTTTAGCGGGATCTTTAATAGGGTTAATTTTAGGAGGTATACTATCTATTATAAATTGGAGATATGTTTTCTTAGTTAGTGTTCCGGTAGGCATATTGGGGACTATCTGGAGTTATACTAAGCTTAAGGAGTTATCTAAGCCTAATAGGGCTGAGGGAATAGACTGGGCGGGCAACGTAACTTTTGGATTGGGATTAATCCTTATATTAATTGCAATAACTTACGGGCTATTACCATACGGCTCATCTCAGTTGGGATGGACTAATCCATTTGTCATAGGTTCAATGATAGCAGGTTTAGGGTTAATAGGTCTATTTTTATACATCGAGACTAAGGTTAAGTATCCTATGTTTAGGTTAGAGTTATTTAAGATAAGGATGTTTGCAGCAGGTAATTTGGCTAGTTTCTTAAGGTCGATTGCTTATGGTGGTTTAATGATAATGCTAATTATTTTACTTCAAGGTATATGGCTTCCCTTACACGGTTATAGTTATGCGGAGACTCCCTTCTGGGCTGGAATATATACTATACCCCTAATGGTTGGTTTCGTGACCATGGGACCAATAAGTGGATGGCTTTCTGACAGATATGGTTCAAGGTTTTTAGCTACGTTGGGAATGGTCATAGTTGGTGTAGGCTTTTTACTTCTAACTACATTGCCTTATAATTTCAACTACGTGGAATTCGCGTTAATAATATTCCTTATTGGCATAGGTAATGGCATGTTCTCTTCACCTAATACGGCCTCAATAATGAATAGTGTACCTGCAAAATACAGGGGAGCAGCATCTGGTATGAGGTCAACTCTTCAGAACACTGGACAAACCATGAGTATTGCCATATTCTTTACTATAGTTATTATATCATTAGCCAGTTCCTTGCCTACAGCTTTAGCTTCAGCTGTTACCCGGGCTGGAGCACCTCAGTTAGCGCCATATGTTCAGCACATACCGGTAACTGGAGCGTTATTTGCAGCCTTTTTAGGTTATGATCCAGTTAAGACTATAATATCCTCAGTACCGATTTCAATACCGCAGCAGGCTATTTCTATAATGGAACAAAGAACTTGGTTTCCTACCGCAATTGCACCGTCATTCATGGGAGCCTTAAGGGAGGCGTTTTACATAAGTGCAGTAATGACGTTTATAGCTGCAGTAGCATCTGCCCTAAGGGGTAGGGTTATAATTGCAGATGGTGAGGAAAATGCAAAGAATAGATGA
- a CDS encoding MFS transporter — translation MNRQFALFTILVFFTGLYLGTLRIVIPVIERQLEIAIALSTLLPLVTFGFVKGGFNYLAGKLSDDLGRRGVLIIGWILALSCITLFFYINVYVVFLMSFFLAINQAFTWTTTVTSQIDISGKNRAGLATGINEMSGYLGVALGNVFASDLFSLSYVFLTIIALTALILSFSAMETKALVKDPKGERVNYISITGISIAGLIEKFVDSSFFILIPTYLLLRHYSLFTIGITVSSYTFTWALSQPLFGYIADVTKKRRLIISLGFLLMFLGFIHYLSFPILFSIIEGIGMGMLYPNLIALVNDEVHESVRGKALGYYRLYRDSGYGIAGLILPLFYSILGFNLTLFLVGIFQLIAIFFIIKNKR, via the coding sequence ATGAATAGGCAATTTGCCTTATTTACAATTTTAGTCTTCTTTACGGGATTATACTTAGGAACTTTAAGAATAGTGATCCCAGTAATTGAGAGGCAGTTAGAGATTGCAATAGCGTTATCTACACTATTGCCTTTAGTGACCTTCGGTTTCGTAAAGGGTGGTTTCAACTATTTGGCAGGTAAGTTATCAGATGATTTGGGACGTAGGGGAGTTTTAATAATTGGATGGATTTTGGCTCTCTCCTGCATTACCCTATTCTTTTACATTAACGTTTACGTAGTGTTTTTAATGAGCTTCTTCCTAGCTATAAATCAAGCCTTTACGTGGACTACTACTGTTACTTCTCAAATAGACATTAGTGGTAAAAATAGGGCGGGTTTAGCTACGGGAATTAACGAAATGTCAGGATATTTAGGAGTTGCTTTGGGCAATGTTTTTGCCTCGGATCTATTTTCTTTGAGTTACGTATTTCTCACAATAATTGCGTTAACAGCGTTGATTCTATCCTTTTCTGCAATGGAGACTAAAGCTTTAGTAAAAGACCCTAAGGGTGAGAGGGTAAATTACATCTCCATAACTGGTATTAGTATAGCAGGTCTAATAGAGAAGTTTGTGGACTCCTCATTTTTCATTCTAATACCTACCTACCTACTTTTAAGGCATTATAGTCTATTTACGATAGGGATAACAGTAAGTAGTTATACATTTACTTGGGCGTTATCTCAGCCCTTATTTGGTTACATAGCTGATGTTACTAAAAAGAGGAGGTTAATAATATCCTTAGGTTTCCTTCTCATGTTCTTAGGGTTTATACATTACTTAAGCTTTCCTATACTCTTTTCCATAATAGAGGGAATAGGTATGGGTATGCTTTACCCTAATCTCATTGCCTTAGTTAACGATGAAGTTCACGAATCTGTAAGGGGAAAGGCTTTAGGATATTATAGGTTATATAGGGATTCGGGTTACGGAATTGCTGGACTAATTTTACCACTATTCTACTCAATTTTAGGCTTTAATCTAACCTTATTTCTGGTAGGTATATTTCAACTTATTGCAATATTTTTCATTATAAAAAATAAGAGATAA
- a CDS encoding TrmB family transcriptional regulator, with amino-acid sequence MNSELKHYLEDLGLSEYESRAYLALLTLCSATMKELAEKSNVPYQKIYEVSKSLENKGLLKIIEGKPKRVKIIDPSISLKMYRDKIVSRLNEAISKIISYWNEKRKGDGDRSVHVKGKKTIIRLVKDLAEKSSKMKIVYDSPPDWLIKIIRQFKGELILVTAEKLDLPSIRVNNVKSRFIIFDDSLLVTFNGEDEAIVDSCKGCIIQANEHFELLTNRL; translated from the coding sequence ATGAATAGTGAATTGAAGCATTACCTTGAAGATTTAGGACTTTCAGAATACGAAAGTAGGGCTTATTTAGCGTTATTAACACTATGCAGTGCAACCATGAAAGAATTAGCGGAAAAATCTAACGTCCCATATCAGAAGATATATGAAGTTAGCAAGTCCCTAGAGAATAAAGGTTTACTCAAGATAATAGAAGGTAAGCCTAAAAGGGTTAAAATAATAGACCCATCAATTTCCCTAAAGATGTATAGGGATAAAATAGTCTCCCGTTTAAATGAGGCAATCTCTAAAATAATATCTTACTGGAATGAGAAGAGAAAAGGTGATGGAGATAGGAGCGTTCACGTCAAGGGCAAGAAAACCATAATTAGACTCGTTAAGGATTTAGCAGAGAAGAGCAGTAAGATGAAGATTGTTTACGATAGTCCCCCAGACTGGTTGATAAAGATCATTAGACAATTTAAAGGCGAATTAATTTTAGTAACCGCTGAAAAACTAGATCTACCTAGCATTAGAGTCAATAACGTTAAATCGAGGTTTATAATATTCGATGATTCCCTTTTAGTAACGTTTAACGGTGAAGATGAGGCAATAGTAGACTCATGTAAGGGATGCATTATCCAGGCTAATGAACATTTCGAATTGTTAACTAACCGCTTATAA
- a CDS encoding alkaline phosphatase family protein yields the protein MRVNKSIHILLIVLLITSFSSIIPLSSNNPVTTNTPIKHVVIIILENHAFDSIFGTYPFGYPPIVNNITLSLMRPVNYIYNLSLLKTLRENDGNITWINVPAGYNKYLHPYYANSTVLKDPEEGYLIYHKDWDYGKMDGFINYSGPQSLAYISYEQVPLLWDYAEEYVLFDNYFSPTLSVTVPNRIAYISGYPSIVENDSPLFDILQFNSTILYELTEYNISWGWYEYGYSRDFQLLSPTLYLGYNNTAPLPVSVFKGANNYNSHYYDLTDFIQQARNGSLPSVSFVMFTGPAGYDTHIPGFDMHPPYNTTLAMLALSLVINSIMEGKDWNSTAIFITFDEGGGYYDPVPPPIVQGYGIANAPILSKIVKGYFTLGQRIPLLIISPYAKEGYIDNYTASSYSILAFIDYNWRIPYLNLIVKEFGPQAILNAFNFSQTPRKPIILTPLNWTYPIPLQYPIHYGYIATINNNYTIYDDIYHILGMGNYTPPMPFLQANAYVTYNKMNNSFPLTPILLATVVIIGLVLWYIIWKGRRGR from the coding sequence ATGAGAGTGAATAAATCAATTCATATATTGTTAATAGTATTATTAATAACTTCTTTTTCATCAATAATTCCTCTATCAAGTAATAATCCAGTTACAACTAACACTCCAATAAAACACGTCGTAATAATAATTTTGGAAAATCACGCCTTTGATAGCATATTCGGAACCTATCCTTTCGGGTATCCTCCTATAGTCAATAACATTACATTATCCTTAATGAGACCCGTTAATTACATCTATAATTTATCCTTACTGAAAACCTTAAGGGAAAACGATGGAAATATAACTTGGATAAATGTTCCAGCGGGATATAATAAATATCTCCACCCTTATTACGCTAATAGTACTGTATTAAAGGACCCAGAGGAGGGCTATCTAATATATCACAAGGATTGGGACTACGGCAAGATGGATGGTTTTATTAATTACTCCGGTCCCCAATCATTAGCATATATTTCATATGAGCAAGTTCCTTTATTATGGGATTACGCTGAAGAGTACGTACTATTCGATAATTATTTCTCTCCTACATTAAGTGTAACAGTACCTAATAGAATTGCATACATATCAGGTTATCCTTCAATAGTTGAAAATGACTCTCCATTATTTGATATTCTACAATTTAATTCTACTATACTTTACGAGTTAACAGAGTATAACATAAGCTGGGGTTGGTATGAATACGGATATTCAAGGGATTTTCAGCTTTTATCGCCCACTCTGTATTTGGGTTACAATAATACAGCTCCTCTACCAGTTAGTGTATTTAAAGGTGCTAATAACTACAATTCTCACTATTACGATCTAACTGATTTCATTCAACAAGCAAGAAATGGTTCTTTACCTTCAGTTTCATTTGTTATGTTTACCGGTCCTGCAGGTTATGATACTCATATCCCTGGATTTGACATGCATCCTCCGTACAACACTACCTTAGCTATGTTAGCATTATCTTTAGTAATAAACTCAATAATGGAAGGTAAAGATTGGAATTCAACTGCTATTTTTATAACTTTTGATGAAGGCGGAGGATACTACGACCCAGTACCTCCACCTATCGTTCAAGGATATGGAATAGCTAACGCTCCTATATTATCTAAAATAGTTAAAGGCTACTTCACTTTAGGTCAGAGGATACCACTACTAATAATATCGCCCTATGCTAAAGAGGGATATATTGATAATTATACAGCATCAAGTTACTCCATTTTAGCATTTATAGATTATAATTGGAGAATTCCTTATCTTAATCTTATAGTTAAGGAGTTCGGCCCTCAAGCAATATTAAATGCATTTAACTTCTCGCAAACACCTAGAAAACCCATAATCCTAACGCCTCTAAATTGGACTTATCCCATTCCTTTACAATATCCAATACATTATGGATATATAGCAACAATAAATAACAATTACACGATATATGATGATATATATCATATACTCGGCATGGGAAACTACACACCACCTATGCCATTCTTACAAGCTAATGCATACGTAACATACAATAAAATGAATAATAGCTTTCCGTTAACTCCTATATTACTTGCCACAGTGGTTATAATAGGATTAGTCTTATGGTATATCATTTGGAAAGGTAGGCGAGGTCGTTAG
- a CDS encoding DUF929 domain-containing protein: MNKRLIIIPLIVLFIVFLILPYIFYPFEVPLNTFFKVSDQDLAKAGYTCIIFITWYGCPYGAADSWVLYSFLSHYGKIIYNFSYSDPNDIYPNTPAIIFKSFTPNSTIIFKFVYLYNRYLNATASGEKVNNYVSYGLYKIESELPQYYSIIYKYVVKDWAQGGFFQSAAYLGNPHHIPTVIIISGGKGTYMLIGYIYNPSLIDGLSPQYIITHLNSSFIMKGVETIEGLT; the protein is encoded by the coding sequence ATGAATAAGAGGTTAATTATTATACCATTAATTGTACTCTTTATCGTCTTCCTTATCTTACCATATATCTTCTACCCTTTTGAAGTCCCCTTAAATACTTTCTTTAAGGTAAGTGACCAAGATTTAGCTAAAGCAGGTTATACATGTATAATTTTCATTACTTGGTACGGTTGTCCTTATGGAGCTGCAGATAGTTGGGTTCTATATTCTTTTCTCTCTCATTACGGAAAGATAATTTATAATTTTTCCTATTCTGACCCTAACGATATCTATCCTAATACTCCTGCAATAATTTTCAAATCCTTTACACCAAATTCCACAATAATTTTCAAATTCGTTTATTTATATAACAGATATTTAAATGCTACAGCTTCTGGTGAAAAGGTAAATAATTACGTTAGCTATGGTCTTTATAAGATAGAATCTGAATTGCCACAATATTATTCTATTATATATAAATATGTAGTTAAAGATTGGGCTCAAGGAGGATTCTTTCAGTCTGCAGCTTATTTAGGTAATCCACATCATATTCCTACAGTCATTATAATCTCTGGAGGAAAGGGTACTTATATGCTCATAGGATATATCTATAATCCCTCATTAATAGATGGCCTTTCTCCACAGTACATTATAACACATTTAAATAGTAGCTTTATTATGAAGGGAGTAGAAACCATTGAAGGCTTAACTTAA
- a CDS encoding MBL fold metallo-hydrolase, producing MIFRYIISQTGGCMTYIFGCTQAGELFVVDPKYDNVEEIVRFADEIGMKISYVIDTHTHADHISGIRKLQKLTNANIYYSEVSQVKFPVERVKDGEEIKAGNVKIRVIYTPGHTPDSISILIYDKRRDESWNEPWSVLTGDTLFVGSVGRIDIGKESSEEDLFYSLQKLKQLPDYVEIYPAHTAGSVCGFGISGKPSSTIGFEKRFNNLFRINDKEAFIRSIRSFNLPRPKEFDENIKRNLEGVL from the coding sequence ATGATATTTCGTTATATAATAAGTCAAACCGGTGGATGTATGACTTATATTTTTGGATGCACTCAAGCAGGTGAACTCTTTGTTGTTGACCCTAAGTATGATAACGTGGAAGAAATAGTTAGGTTTGCTGATGAAATAGGCATGAAGATCTCTTACGTAATAGATACTCATACACATGCTGATCACATCTCTGGTATAAGGAAATTGCAGAAATTGACTAATGCCAATATTTATTACAGTGAAGTCTCTCAGGTTAAGTTTCCGGTTGAAAGGGTTAAAGATGGAGAGGAAATAAAGGCTGGTAATGTAAAGATAAGGGTTATCTACACTCCTGGTCATACTCCAGATAGTATATCTATCTTAATTTACGATAAGAGGAGAGATGAAAGCTGGAACGAACCTTGGAGCGTTTTAACTGGGGATACATTATTTGTAGGGTCTGTAGGAAGAATAGATATAGGTAAGGAGAGTTCTGAGGAGGACTTATTCTATAGTTTACAAAAACTTAAACAACTACCAGATTACGTGGAAATATATCCCGCACATACTGCTGGTTCAGTTTGCGGTTTCGGTATTAGCGGTAAACCGAGTTCTACTATAGGGTTCGAGAAGAGGTTTAATAACCTATTTAGAATTAACGATAAGGAAGCATTCATAAGATCAATAAGGAGTTTTAATTTACCGAGACCTAAAGAGTTTGACGAGAATATTAAGAGGAATTTAGAAGGAGTTCTTTAA
- a CDS encoding PaREP1 family protein yields the protein MESKIPLIEKNKEGYLKVRLIECLQELELSLLMLKEGFSRNSAGKVFMAWKAFISALVVLNLDRISRDEKEKEWYFKTGFLAPTTGLKGISQRLEELGYNVIDLTSTALALHRYAYNGLYKGASDYFERIEAIKDILHLVKETLRLLKEYFKDRWSEELEERYKKVEEKVKEFTAL from the coding sequence GTGGAGTCTAAGATCCCGCTTATAGAAAAAAATAAGGAAGGATACTTAAAGGTTAGATTAATTGAATGTTTACAAGAACTTGAATTATCATTATTAATGCTCAAAGAAGGGTTCAGTAGGAATTCTGCGGGAAAAGTTTTTATGGCATGGAAGGCGTTTATCAGTGCTCTAGTGGTGTTAAATTTAGATAGGATTAGTAGGGACGAGAAAGAGAAGGAGTGGTATTTCAAAACTGGTTTTTTAGCACCTACTACAGGTTTAAAGGGGATTTCGCAGAGACTTGAGGAATTGGGTTATAATGTAATTGATCTAACTTCTACGGCTCTTGCGTTACATCGTTATGCTTATAACGGGTTATATAAGGGAGCTAGTGATTATTTCGAAAGAATTGAGGCTATAAAGGATATTTTACATTTAGTGAAGGAGACACTAAGATTATTGAAAGAGTATTTCAAGGATAGATGGAGTGAAGAGTTGGAAGAACGTTATAAAAAGGTAGAGGAGAAAGTTAAAGAATTTACTGCCTTATGA
- a CDS encoding MarR family winged helix-turn-helix transcriptional regulator: MQRIDEKLQVISTIAKIHRATLRELNRRLSKLNLSYMDFLVLRAISDGPKSMVYLANRYFVTQAAITATVDRLEEKGLAKRVRDRRDRRVVMIEITEDGLRALNEGMKIYEELVEEILNGINEDEIRELLSKLNLILSRIESSID, encoded by the coding sequence ATGCAAAGAATAGATGAGAAGCTTCAAGTTATAAGTACAATTGCTAAAATTCATAGGGCTACTTTAAGGGAGCTAAATAGAAGGCTTAGTAAATTAAACTTATCCTATATGGATTTCCTAGTGTTAAGGGCTATAAGTGATGGACCTAAGTCAATGGTTTATTTGGCTAATAGATATTTCGTAACTCAAGCAGCTATTACTGCTACCGTGGATAGGTTAGAGGAAAAAGGTTTAGCTAAGAGGGTTAGAGATAGAAGGGATAGAAGAGTAGTCATGATAGAGATAACAGAAGACGGTTTAAGGGCTCTTAATGAGGGCATGAAGATATATGAGGAATTAGTTGAGGAGATATTAAATGGTATTAATGAGGATGAGATTAGGGAATTACTATCTAAATTAAACCTCATTTTGTCTAGAATAGAAAGCTCCATAGACTAG
- a CDS encoding ATP cone domain-containing protein, which translates to MVKVTKRSGREEEYLSDKLYIALINAGASEEVARQIVKEMDERVKNREKISTDEIRRYVLTRLQQLEPEVADAWQFYDRIFKGRITFENGKAIVVDKGRLYLGRKVKDFNGKGLENSEQVKEILDEIKEDMEYGLSPKVVNARLYALFMGVLHKKDMSESEKEKAIKYINEFRESLGWKPYELKYPLKG; encoded by the coding sequence ATGGTAAAAGTAACTAAAAGGTCTGGAAGAGAAGAGGAATATCTTTCCGATAAGTTATATATAGCTTTAATAAATGCCGGAGCTTCAGAAGAAGTTGCTAGGCAGATTGTTAAGGAAATGGATGAGAGAGTGAAAAATAGGGAAAAGATATCTACTGATGAGATTAGAAGATATGTCTTAACTAGATTACAACAGCTAGAACCAGAAGTAGCAGACGCGTGGCAATTTTACGATAGAATATTTAAGGGGAGAATAACTTTTGAAAATGGTAAGGCAATTGTAGTAGATAAGGGAAGGTTATATTTAGGGAGAAAAGTTAAAGATTTTAATGGAAAAGGTTTAGAGAATTCTGAACAGGTTAAGGAGATTTTAGATGAGATAAAGGAGGATATGGAATATGGTCTAAGCCCTAAGGTAGTTAACGCACGCCTTTATGCCCTATTTATGGGAGTGTTACATAAGAAAGATATGTCAGAAAGCGAGAAGGAAAAAGCCATTAAATATATCAATGAATTTAGGGAAAGTCTAGGATGGAAACCTTATGAGCTTAAATATCCATTAAAAGGTTAG
- a CDS encoding GH116 family glycosyl hydrolase has protein sequence MVVYRDSDRLSSGLPLGGIGTGKLEIDNKIKIVNVTIANNWNNPIKILRGFHIFIKPEELKEGLILQKNSGITRVREINGEILYEGKYPILTIKTKIDKINVTIQAFSPIIQNDIKNSTIPAVGIGVKIENSKRGIIAVSFPNIVGSVSIGRINQKIKSGVVHKNLKTNDYDPAKGETTIMTDKPDKIITQYNIKRQPTQDYWINQYENEEPWIKLNQGETPEDQPHEVTGHRDEPASMIITEYQNNEEIHYVYSWYFTGKHVYYPYGHYYQNNFKNSQEVAEYFMENYEKLKIKSSEWHERIPKNLPEWLRDAIINSTYILSTSTWLDEKGRFGIYEAPQNCPYLGTIGTCYEFGSLPVILMFPELEKSFLEQLASNIRDDGYVPHDLGYNSLDAPTDGTTAPPRWKDLNPTFILLIYRYFKFTKDLDFVKNIYPKLIKVLEWEFSVCDNGLPILEGSMDSAFDATVIRGRDSYVSSLFIASLIAMREICKLVGDYNTLKLIEEKLNVARTAFIKMFNGRYFKAWNGIDGCFIAQIFGEWWCELLGLESIVDDDKLVSALNWIIRLNGSASKYCVPNLVSDDGRIITLSPQTYSSWPRMVFATCWLAYRKGLDSLGLCEKEWNNLVRQGLVWDQPSRIDARTGKPDPLINYLDHYIGSPSLWSFLF, from the coding sequence ATGGTAGTTTATAGAGATTCAGATAGATTATCGTCTGGTTTGCCATTAGGGGGTATAGGTACTGGGAAATTAGAGATAGACAATAAAATTAAAATAGTAAACGTAACGATAGCCAATAACTGGAACAATCCCATAAAAATCCTAAGGGGATTTCACATATTCATAAAACCAGAAGAATTAAAGGAGGGATTAATACTACAAAAGAACAGTGGAATAACTAGGGTAAGGGAAATAAACGGAGAAATATTATATGAGGGAAAATACCCAATATTAACAATAAAAACGAAAATAGACAAAATAAACGTAACGATACAAGCGTTCTCGCCAATAATTCAAAACGACATAAAAAACTCAACAATACCAGCAGTGGGAATAGGCGTGAAAATAGAGAACAGCAAAAGGGGGATAATAGCAGTTTCGTTCCCAAACATAGTAGGAAGCGTAAGCATAGGAAGAATAAACCAAAAAATAAAAAGTGGAGTAGTACATAAAAACTTAAAGACAAACGACTACGATCCAGCAAAAGGAGAAACGACAATAATGACAGATAAACCAGACAAAATAATAACACAATATAACATAAAAAGACAACCAACACAAGACTATTGGATAAATCAATATGAGAACGAAGAACCATGGATAAAACTAAATCAGGGGGAAACGCCAGAAGATCAGCCACATGAAGTAACAGGGCATAGAGATGAGCCAGCAAGCATGATAATAACGGAATATCAAAATAACGAGGAAATTCACTATGTATATTCGTGGTACTTTACGGGAAAACACGTATACTATCCATATGGACACTATTATCAAAACAATTTCAAAAACTCACAAGAAGTAGCAGAGTACTTCATGGAAAACTATGAAAAACTAAAAATTAAAAGTTCAGAATGGCATGAGAGAATACCAAAAAACCTACCCGAATGGTTAAGGGATGCGATAATAAACAGTACATATATACTCTCAACAAGTACTTGGCTAGACGAGAAGGGAAGATTCGGTATATATGAAGCACCTCAGAATTGCCCATACTTAGGAACAATAGGTACTTGTTACGAGTTTGGATCACTTCCCGTAATCTTGATGTTTCCTGAGCTTGAAAAATCGTTCTTAGAGCAATTAGCCTCAAATATTAGGGATGACGGTTACGTTCCTCATGATTTAGGTTATAACTCCTTAGATGCCCCTACTGACGGTACCACAGCTCCTCCTAGATGGAAGGACTTGAATCCTACTTTCATCCTTCTAATTTATAGATATTTTAAATTCACTAAAGATTTAGATTTCGTTAAAAATATTTACCCTAAGCTTATTAAAGTTTTAGAGTGGGAATTTAGTGTTTGTGACAACGGTTTGCCAATTTTAGAAGGCAGTATGGATAGCGCTTTTGACGCTACTGTTATTAGGGGAAGAGATAGTTATGTTTCCTCCCTTTTCATTGCATCTCTAATCGCAATGAGAGAGATTTGCAAATTAGTTGGAGATTATAATACCTTAAAACTTATAGAAGAGAAATTGAATGTTGCTAGAACTGCTTTTATTAAAATGTTTAATGGAAGGTATTTTAAAGCCTGGAATGGCATTGACGGTTGTTTTATTGCTCAAATTTTTGGCGAGTGGTGGTGTGAGCTATTGGGTTTAGAGTCCATAGTAGATGATGATAAGTTAGTTAGTGCCTTAAATTGGATTATTAGACTTAACGGCAGCGCTTCAAAATATTGCGTTCCTAATTTGGTCAGTGACGACGGAAGGATTATTACTTTAAGTCCCCAGACTTACTCTTCATGGCCTAGGATGGTTTTCGCTACTTGCTGGCTTGCTTATAGAAAGGGTTTGGATTCCTTAGGGCTTTGCGAGAAAGAGTGGAACAATTTAGTTAGGCAAGGTTTAGTCTGGGATCAGCCTTCTAGAATCGACGCTAGAACTGGTAAGCCTGATCCTTTAATTAACTACCTGGATCACTATATAGGGAGTCCTAGTCTATGGAGCTTTCTATTCTAG